From a single Streptomyces misionensis genomic region:
- a CDS encoding TIM barrel protein, which translates to MPGFDLSTAADQRFDVNLSILFTELPLLERPAAAAAAGFTAVELWWPWVDTPTPERAELDALKRAIEDAGVHLTGLNFYAGRLPGPDRGALSVPGEESGRFRANIEVAAGFAHSLGCTALNALYGNRIEGVDPAEQDALALENLVLAARAADRIGATLLIEALNEPESPAYPLVSAPAAVEVVEKVNAATGLGNARFLMDLYHLAMNGEDLPAVIDRYTAHTGHVQIADNPGRGAPGTGSLPLAELLGRLRKAGYDGWVGLEYKPGDRPSTEAFDWLPREARAAR; encoded by the coding sequence ATGCCAGGTTTCGACTTGAGCACCGCCGCAGACCAGCGCTTCGACGTCAACCTGTCGATCCTCTTCACGGAACTCCCGCTCCTGGAGCGCCCCGCGGCCGCCGCCGCGGCCGGCTTCACCGCGGTCGAGCTGTGGTGGCCCTGGGTCGACACCCCCACCCCGGAACGCGCCGAACTGGACGCCCTGAAGCGGGCGATCGAGGACGCGGGCGTCCACCTGACCGGACTGAACTTCTACGCGGGCCGGCTGCCGGGCCCGGACCGCGGCGCCCTGTCGGTCCCCGGCGAGGAGTCCGGGCGCTTCCGCGCCAACATCGAGGTGGCCGCCGGCTTCGCGCACTCCCTGGGCTGTACGGCGCTGAACGCGCTGTACGGCAACCGGATCGAGGGCGTGGACCCGGCCGAGCAGGACGCGCTGGCGCTGGAGAACCTGGTCCTCGCGGCCCGCGCCGCCGACCGGATCGGCGCCACCTTGCTGATCGAGGCGCTGAACGAGCCGGAGTCGCCGGCGTACCCGCTGGTGTCGGCGCCGGCCGCGGTGGAGGTCGTCGAGAAGGTCAACGCGGCGACCGGCCTCGGCAACGCGCGGTTCCTGATGGACCTGTACCACCTGGCCATGAACGGCGAGGACCTGCCGGCGGTGATCGACCGGTACACGGCGCACACCGGCCATGTGCAGATCGCCGACAACCCCGGCCGCGGCGCCCCGGGCACCGGCTCGCTGCCGCTCGCGGAGCTGCTCGGCCGGCTGCGGAAGGCCGGTTACGACGGCTGGGTGGGCCTGGAGTACAAGCCGGGCGACCGGCCGAGTACCGAGGCCTTCGACTGGCTCCCCCGCGAGGCGCGCGCGGCGCGCTGA
- a CDS encoding helix-turn-helix domain-containing protein has protein sequence MTGDESFIAAVKPLVDAMGGVMVPPDEAGPEDVVLAWEGVDAVAVRLPQLADSLDHILAAMERKEGRPLSELDRKAKQEVVRILEARGAFSVRHGVEIVAGALGVSRFTVYNYLNREKGA, from the coding sequence ATGACCGGGGACGAGTCGTTCATCGCGGCCGTGAAACCGCTGGTCGACGCCATGGGCGGGGTCATGGTCCCGCCCGACGAGGCCGGCCCGGAGGACGTCGTGCTGGCCTGGGAGGGCGTCGACGCCGTCGCCGTACGCCTGCCCCAGCTCGCCGACTCCCTCGACCACATCCTCGCCGCGATGGAGCGCAAGGAGGGCCGGCCGCTGTCCGAACTGGACCGCAAGGCCAAACAGGAGGTCGTGCGGATACTGGAGGCGCGGGGCGCCTTCTCCGTGCGCCACGGCGTGGAGATCGTGGCGGGGGCGCTGGGCGTCAGCCGCTTCACCGTCTACAACTACCTCAACCGGGAGAAGGGCGCCTGA